In a single window of the Drosophila subpulchrella strain 33 F10 #4 breed RU33 chromosome X, RU_Dsub_v1.1 Primary Assembly, whole genome shotgun sequence genome:
- the LOC119558044 gene encoding beta-parvin: MSTLNRPKSPHTPTAIKKGEKEDSFWDKFSTLGRKRGTREVKKVQEEGKYAIDSPGSPSQYDIPPEDYALREHEQRAVIDPQSINEPEVIKLQRILVDWINDELAEQRIIVQQLDEDMYDGQVLHKLWEKLTGKKLDVPEVTQSEQGQHEKLNIVLKAVNHTLGFHQKIPKWSVASVHSKNIVAILHLLVALVRHFRAPVRLPENVFVTVVIAEKNAGVLNAQKFQEQITSEYDDLGMRCEKDAFDTLIDCAPDKLVVVKKSLITFVNKHLAKLNFEISDLNTDFRDGVYLCLLMGLLGGFFVPLHEFHLTPQDVDQMVSNVAFAFDLMQDVGLPKPKARPEDIVNMDLKSTLRVLYSLFTKFRDYA, encoded by the exons ATGTCCACCTTGAACCGGCCCAAGTCCCCGCACACGCCCACCGCCATCAAAAAGGGCGAGAAGGAGGACAGTTTCTGGGACAAGTTCAGCACTTTGGGTCGCAAACGCGGCACTCGCGAAG TGAAGAAGGTCCAGGAGGAGGGCAAGTACGCCATCGACTCACCGGGCTCACCCAGCCAGTATGACATCCCGCCCGAGGACTACGCCCTGC GCGAGCACGAACAGCGCGCCGTCATCGATCCGCAGTCCATCAATGAACCCGAGGTGATCAAGCTGCAGCGCATCCTCGTCGACTGGATCAACGACGAGCTGGCCGAGCAGCGGATCATCGTCCAGCAGCTGGACGAGGATATGTACGATGGCCAGGTGCTTCACAAGCTATGGGAAAAGCTCACCGGCAAGAAGCTGGACGTGCCGGAGGTCACTCAGTCGGAGCAGGGCCAGCACGAGAAGCTCAACATCGTCCTGAAAGCCGTCAATCAC ACACTTGGCTTTCACCAGAAGATCCCCAAATGGTCGGTGGCCAGCGTGCACTCCAAGAACATTGTGGCCATTCTGCATCTGCTGGTGGCTCTGGTGCGTCACTTCCGGGCGCCCGTTCGCCTGCCGGAGAACGTGTTCGTGACCGTTGTGATTGCGGAAAAGAATGCGGGAGTGCTGAATGCGCAAAAATTCCAAGAGCAGATTACTTCCGAGTACGACGACCTGGGCATGCGCTGCGAAAAGGACGCCTTCGACACGTTGATCGACTGTGCGCCGGACAAGTTGGTCGTGGTGAAGAAGTCCCTCATTACGTTCGTGAACAAGCACCTGGCCAAGCTGAACTTCGAGATCAGCGATCTTAATACGGACTTCCGCGACGGCGTCTATCTGTGCCTTCTAATGGGCCTGCTCGGCGGCTTCTTCGTTCCGCTGCATGAGTTCCATTTGACGCCGCAGGACGTCGATCAGATGGTCAGCAATGTGGCCTTTGCCTTCGACCTGATGCAGGACGTGGGTCTGCCCAAGCCAAAGGCGCGGCCCGAGGACATTGTCAACATGGACTTGAAGTCCACCCTGCGCGTCCTCTACAGCCTGTTCACCAAGTTCAGGGACTATGCCTGA
- the LOC119558045 gene encoding FAD-linked sulfhydryl oxidase ALR produces the protein MRMLFMIFTIAERSFKILELPTATTLLLRRQCHNYSYDYISPTHIELSREATRLVIRRLQRTVLRLIRDPDFSMSAEANPETEKDTQDSPFAANRKTGPTAGAGKQDSNCRTCNDFKSWSKQQRLISNVQSSKVKHMAAAEKLTVNAAQEPLPRDDCPLDKVRLGISTWGLLHTMAAFYSDNPTDTEKRDMKTFFEVLSRLYPCEFCAKDFRTDLDVNPINVNSQKELAMWLCKFHNRVNDKLGKPLFDCTKVNERWRDGWLDGSCD, from the exons ATGCGCATGCTCTTTATGATTTTCACAATAGCCGAGCGAAGTTTCAAGATTCTAGAGCTGCCCACCGCCACAACGCTCCTGCTGCGCCGCCAGTGTCACAACTACTCCTACGACTACATCAGCCCCACGCACATAGAACTCAGTCGGGAGGCCACCCGCCTTGTAATCCGCCGCCTCCAGCGCACCGTACTCCGCCTGATCCGTGACCCGGACTTTAGCATGTCCGCCGAGGCGAATCCCGAGACGGAAAAGGACACCCAGGACTCGCCGTTCGCGGCTAACCGCAAGACCGGTCCCACTGCCGGCGCCGGCAAGCAGGACTCCAACTGCCGCACCTGCAACGACTTCAAGTCCTGGTCGAAACAGCAACGCCTCATCTCCAACGTGCAGAGCTCCAAG GTGAAGCACATGGCCGCCGCCGAGAAGCTGACGGTTAATGCCGCCCAGGAACCGCTGCCCCGCGATGACTGCCCGCTGGACAAGGTACGCCTGGGCATCTCCACCTGGGGACTGCTCCACACGATGGCCGCCTTCTACTCGGACAACCCCACGGACACCGAGAAGCGCGACATGAAGACCTTCTTCGAGGTGCTCTCCCGCCTCTATCCCTGCGAGTTTTGCGCCAAGGACTTTCGCACCGA CCTGGATGTCAACCCGATCAATGTGAACTCCCAGAAGGAGCTGGCCATGTGGCTGTGCAAGTTCCACAACCGCGTGAACGACAAGCTGGGAAAGCCGCTCTTCGACTGCACCAAGGTGAACGAGAGATGGCGCGACGGCTGGCTGGACGGCTCCTGCGACTAG
- the LOC119558048 gene encoding cytochrome c oxidase subunit 6B1, with the protein MSAYKLETAPFDPRFPNQNVTRYCYQSYIDFHRCQKKRGEDFAPCNYFQKVYKSMCPNAWVEKWDDQRESGTFPGRI; encoded by the coding sequence atgtcCGCCTACAAGCTGGAGACCGCCCCCTTCGATCCACGGTTCCCTAACCAGAACGTGACCCGCTACTGCTACCAGTCGTACATCGACTTCCACCGCTGCCAGAAGAAGCGCGGCGAGGACTTTGCGCCCTGCAACTACTTCCAGAAGGTCTACAAGTCGATGTGTCCCAACGCCTGGGTGGAGAAGTGGGACGATCAGCGCGAGAGCGGCACATTCCCGGGCCGCATCTAA
- the LOC119558041 gene encoding arginine/serine-rich protein 1: MSAARLPYYQQDQEDNHDNGNHHHQQLQRRAGRGHQRGYHERGSGGSSRWERNRYSRSRSRSRSRSRSRSAERSGQRRRRQEQQRQTSRHHRDRDSRDRSRDRSRDRSRDRSRDRDREYSRRSSHYRRSESPASGPGHISGSSSNHNSQRRGHLPSSSGRAELSAVQKAAAAAAAAADQVQLAGKSMTAAAAASAVGAYYNLDTDEPFDKERIHREMEQKLREALAREGKVYPPPKPEPPSHPVFANDGSFMELFKKMQEDQKQQVGSQPMQQPAVMEELLQQQQLASPEASSVPALPAIAVGAASSAAAPYIAAAAAGKSAPPPPLVGRRRGGKVLKTGVVAKLKTPNESDVDPKDFWSLYLAEVNKYKSNACDTDNGKRPLVK, from the coding sequence ATGTCGGCGGCCCGCCTGCCCTACTATCAGCAGGATCAGGAGGACAACCACGATAATGGCAatcaccaccaccagcagctGCAGCGGCGCGCCGGGCGAGGCCATCAGCGCGGCTACCATGAGCGGGGCTCCGGCGGATCCTCCAGGTGGGAGCGCAATCGCTACAGTCGCAGCCGTTCGCGCTCTCGCAGTCGCAGTCGTAGCCGGTCTGCGGAACGCTCTGGCCAGCGCCGCCGCCGCCAGGAGCAGCAGCGTCAGACGTCCCGTCACCACAGGGATCGCGACTCCAGGGATCGCTCGAGAGACCGTTCCAGGGATCGCTCTAGGGACCGCTCCAGGGATCGCGATCGGGAGTACTCTAGGCGCTCCAGCCACTACCGCCGTTCGGAATCGCCGGCCTCTGGCCCTGGCCATATATCCGGATCCAGCAGCAACCACAATAGCCAACGTAGGGGCCACCTGCCATCGTCCTCCGGCAGAGCAGAGCTGAGTGCCGTACAGAAGGCAGCCGCTGCAGCTGCCGCCGCCGCAGATCAAGTGCAATTGGCCGGAAAGAGCATGAcagccgctgccgccgcctcCGCAGTGGGTGCCTACTATAACCTCGACACCGACGAGCCCTTCGACAAGGAGCGCATCCACCGCGAGATGGAGCAGAAGCTGCGCGAAGCACTGGCCAGGGAGGGCAAAGTGTATCCACCGCCCAAGCCGGAGCCACCTTCGCATCCGGTGTTCGCCAACGATGGCTCGTTTATGGAGCTGTTTAAGAAGATGCAGGAGGACCAAAAGCAGCAGGTTGGCAGCCAACCAATGCAGCAGCCAGCTGTAATGGAGGAGctcctgcagcagcagcaattggCCTCGCCGGAGGCCTCCTCAGTGCCCGCGCTGCCGGCCATTGCTGTAGGGGCTGCCAGCAGTGCTGCCGCTCCGTACATAGCCGCAGCGGCGGCCGGCAAGTCTGCGCCACCCCCACCGCTTGTTGGACGGCGTCGCGGCGGAAAGGTCCTGAAGACCGGCGTTGTGGCCAAGCTGAAGACGCCCAATGAGAGCGACGTGGACCCGAAGGACTTCTGGTCGTTGTATCTGGCCGAGGTCAATAAATACAAGAGCAACGCCTGCGATACGGACAACGGCAAGCGGCCGCTGGTCAAGTAG
- the LOC119558042 gene encoding transmembrane protein 198 has protein sequence MRVAADMVFDYGSEESMGTTHLDWPFLIKGILEGQTCTPSAPEPLAAILWAIFAVFGIVYALLGYRCLRAVGFLSGLMVGANGIFILQDFQITFLGKPADSALAIVAGLLGAVLGSTYPVASVLISAFAGALLSGAAMAVCVATFPDNEFGYREIYVAVVGGAVICSVLTLCCVKYVTILTSSIVGTAMILSAIDFFMHGLETINWIIGMRPHPLPPPCYGGLLIAAWPVTIVLSIMVQCFITAWRVDHRKRVYMRHHNHPGHAHGAHLPHSQQQAGPGHALAPVRRSQSRTRETREEARQRKFRYLYQVRTARGDIISQNFVSALQKRIQLSGTETPSERSIKSSSNERNTFRSDRTHFTTIHDPDSELCDKIEIVRDIG, from the exons ATGAGGGTGGCGGCGGACATGGTGTTCGACTATGGCAGCGAAGAGTCAATGGGCACCACCCACCTGGACTGGCCCTTTCTCATCAAG GGCATCCTGGAGGGACAGACGTGCACGCCCAGTGCGCCGGAACCACTGGCCGCCATCCTGTGGGCCATCTTCGCCGTCTTCGGCATCGTCTACGCCCTGCTTGGCTATCGATGCCTCCGCGCCGTGGGCTTCCTCAGCGGACTGATGGTGGGCGCCAATGGCATCTTCATACTGCAGGACTTCCAGATCACCTTCCTGGGCAAGCCGGCGGATTCGGCGCTGGCCATTGTGGCCGGACTGCTGGGCGCCGTCCTGGGTTCCACATATCCAGTGGCCTCTGTACTTATAAGCGCCTTCGCTGGAGCCCTGCTCTCCGGCGCCGCAATGGCCGTATGCGTGGCCACTTTTCCGGACAACGAGTTCGGG TATCGCGAGATCTATGTGGCCGTGGTGGGCGGCGCCGTCATCTGCTCCGTGCTGACCCTGTGCTGCGTCAAGTACGTGACCATCCTTACCTCCAGCATTGTGGGCACGGCCATGATCCTCAGCGCCATCGACTTCTTCATGCACGGCCTGGAGACCATCAATTGG ATAATCGGCATGCGACCGCATCCCTTGCCGCCACCCTGCTATGGGGGCCTCCTGATCGCCGCCTGGCCCGTCACCATCGTCCTCAGCATCATGGTGCAGTGCTTCATCACCGCCTGGCGCGTGGACCATCGCAAGCGGGTCTACATGAGGCACCACAACCACCCCGGCCACGCCCACGGCGCCCACCTGCCGCACAGCCAGCAGCAGGCGGGACCGGGCCACGCCCTCGCCCCCGTCCGGCGATCCCAGTCGCGCACCCGCGAGACGCGCGAGGAGGCCAGGCAGCGCAAGTTCCGCTACCTTTACCAGGTGCGCACCGCCCGCGGCGACATCATATCGCAG AACTTCGTTTCGGCCCTGCAGAAGCGCATCCAGCTGAGCGGTACGGAGACCCCTTCTGAGCGGTCGATCAAGAGCAGCTCCAACGAGCGGAACACGTTCCGGAGCGACCGCACGCACTTCACCACCATCCACGACCCGGACTCGGAGCTGTGCGACAAGATCGAGATCGTCCGTGACATTGGATAA
- the LOC119558047 gene encoding transmembrane protein 203: protein MFKLSELVRWLGLTEFEILVNLCGLLVFTITLAVKLHLQARAGPGGMLPEPMGDWFTVFSPLFFIDICNAYFCVIVGIRMYLDSNNKRKALHRFMWSTYFLVLIAIFKYLLCLKLSSKTGLEYSEVFSPIFVLLQLVAVRACQLPNSI, encoded by the coding sequence ATGTTTAAGCTCTCGGAGCTGGTGCGCTGGCTGGGGCTGACGGAGTTCGAGATCCTGGTCAACCTGTGCGGCCTGCTGGTCTTCACCATCACGCTGGCCGTCAAGCTGCACCTGCAGGCCAGGGCCGGACCCGGAGGCATGCTGCCAGAGCCCATGGGCGACTGGTTCACCGTCTTCAGCCCGCTGTTCTTCATCGACATCTGCAACGCGTACTTCTGCGTCATCGTGGGCATACGCATGTACCTGGACTCCAACAACAAGCGAAAGGCCCTGCACCGCTTCATGTGGAGCACCTACTTCCTGGTGCTGATAGCCATCTTCAAGTACCTGCTCTGCCTGAAGCTCTCCAGCAAGACGGGCCTCGAGTACTCGGAGGTCTTCTCCCCGATCTTCGTCCTGTTGCAGCTCGTGGCGGTGCGAGCCTGCCAGTTGCCCAACTCCATCTGA
- the LOC119558046 gene encoding ribonuclease P protein subunit p20: MMGSNPPEHGTKPRSTRNHRQQNHRVVRKQPPRPTVSDRHNIYITSKTDFKAQQRRCEELLNSGAREIFLHCMGFSVTRGLNLALRLVHNSEGALSYAINTSTIQLVDELHPLCDAEDITFRQRNNSALHIKIFNRSLFDIVVPQPSQSQTQAQSLGQFRGKPKSSRQ; the protein is encoded by the exons ATGATGGGCAGCAATCCTCCCGAGCACGGGACCAAGCCGAGATCCACCCGAAACCACAGACAACAGAACCACCGAGTGGTGCGCAAGCAGCCGCCGCGTCCCACTGTCAGCGACCGCCACAACATCTACATCACCAGCAAGACAGACTTCAAG GCCCAGCAGCGGCGCTGCGAGGAGCTGCTCAACTCCGGCGCACGCGAAATCTTTCTACATTGCATGGGCTTCTCGGTCACCCGAGGCCTCAATCTAGCCCTGCGCCTCGTCCACAACTCGGAGGGCGCCCTCAGCTACGCCATCAACACGTCCACCATCCAGCTGGTGGACGAACTGCATCCGCTGTGCGATGCCGAGGACATAACCTTCCGCCAGCGCAACAACTCGGCCCTGCACATCAAGATCTTCAATCGCAGCCTCTTCGACATCGTTGTGCCGCAGCCGTCGCAGTCCCAAACGCAAGCCCAATCCCTGGGTCAGTTCCGGGGCAAGCCGAAGTCCAGTAGGCAGTAG